In Bacillota bacterium, one genomic interval encodes:
- a CDS encoding molybdopterin biosynthesis protein produces MRQRYLNSVSKEVALKMWLESFPLRALEGEVVATNKSLGRVTARPVRAVQSSPHYAASAMDGIAVLARDTVHAAPLRPVRLEIGLNCSVVDTGDPLPQGSDAVIMIENVVIEGTSCYIEQSVAPFTNVRPVGEDIVAGEILLPRFRHITPVDMGALLAAGVGEVAVLAKPRVTIIPTGDEMVPPGSVLKQGDIVEYNSAIISGEVELWGGQPIVLAPVADDAKLLSKAVEEAATHSDIILIIAGSSTGRGDFTVEVLEKIGTVLVHGVAMRPGKPVILAKVGSAPVVGLPGYPVSMHLCLETFVKPLLFSYNRQPLPSSVQVEGVLTRRLVSPFGVEEQVRVQAGCVGGQVIVTPLGRGAGVVSSLMRADGLVTVPAQSEGLAEGEVVSVTLRRPPATINDTLVCIGSHDLALDVLADILRVSEDMHLQTSHVGSMGGLLSLKRNFAHLATTHLLDETSGKYNIDVVRRLFPDEDMVIVNLVERWQGFIHRWERAISGWQDLTKGRFVNRQRGAGTRALLDYHLKLQGIEPRDIEGYGREESTHLAVACAVDAGSADVGLGILSAAENFGLSFTPLCLEQFDIVLRRDSLSDPRVVALLRVVRSPEFAARVGELGGYETKMSGEVVWSTHAR; encoded by the coding sequence GTGAGACAGCGCTACTTAAATAGTGTTTCCAAGGAAGTTGCCTTGAAGATGTGGCTGGAGTCATTCCCCTTGAGAGCGTTAGAAGGCGAAGTGGTGGCGACGAACAAGTCGCTTGGCCGCGTCACGGCGCGTCCCGTGCGCGCGGTGCAGTCATCACCGCACTATGCCGCCTCGGCTATGGACGGGATTGCCGTCTTGGCGAGGGACACCGTTCATGCGGCTCCTCTGCGACCCGTAAGGCTCGAAATAGGCCTCAACTGCTCTGTCGTTGATACAGGCGACCCCCTGCCGCAGGGTAGCGACGCGGTCATTATGATTGAGAATGTAGTGATCGAGGGCACTAGTTGCTACATAGAGCAGAGCGTAGCGCCCTTCACTAATGTGCGCCCTGTGGGCGAAGACATTGTAGCGGGGGAGATACTGCTGCCACGTTTTCGGCACATCACGCCCGTGGACATGGGTGCGCTCTTGGCAGCAGGTGTGGGCGAGGTGGCCGTCTTGGCTAAGCCGCGCGTGACAATCATACCCACAGGGGATGAAATGGTGCCGCCCGGTAGTGTCCTCAAGCAAGGGGATATAGTTGAATATAATTCCGCCATCATTAGCGGCGAAGTAGAGCTTTGGGGAGGCCAACCTATAGTTTTAGCACCTGTTGCTGATGATGCGAAACTCCTCAGTAAGGCTGTAGAAGAGGCCGCCACTCATAGCGATATCATCCTCATTATCGCCGGTTCTTCCACTGGCCGGGGAGATTTTACGGTAGAGGTCTTAGAAAAAATAGGGACTGTCTTGGTGCACGGGGTGGCCATGCGGCCAGGTAAGCCGGTAATTTTAGCCAAAGTGGGTAGTGCGCCGGTAGTGGGACTGCCTGGATACCCTGTGTCCATGCACCTTTGTCTCGAGACCTTTGTCAAGCCCCTGCTTTTTTCCTACAACCGCCAGCCCCTGCCCTCGTCTGTACAAGTAGAGGGAGTTTTGACCCGTCGCCTAGTATCGCCTTTCGGTGTCGAAGAGCAGGTTAGGGTTCAGGCAGGATGCGTGGGGGGGCAGGTCATTGTCACGCCGCTAGGGCGTGGCGCGGGCGTTGTTTCCTCATTGATGCGTGCCGATGGCTTGGTCACTGTGCCTGCTCAGTCGGAGGGCTTGGCCGAGGGGGAAGTGGTGAGTGTTACTCTTAGGAGACCGCCCGCGACTATCAATGATACCTTGGTATGTATCGGTAGCCACGACCTAGCCCTCGACGTGCTGGCGGATATACTGCGCGTTTCAGAAGATATGCACTTGCAGACGAGCCATGTGGGAAGCATGGGTGGGCTACTTTCTCTAAAACGCAATTTTGCCCATCTTGCTACTACTCATCTCCTAGATGAAACTAGCGGCAAGTACAATATTGACGTTGTCAGGCGACTCTTTCCGGATGAGGACATGGTTATTGTAAATCTCGTGGAGCGGTGGCAGGGTTTCATTCATCGCTGGGAGCGAGCCATTAGTGGCTGGCAGGACCTCACCAAGGGCAGGTTTGTCAATCGCCAGAGGGGTGCAGGTACTCGCGCCTTGCTAGACTACCACCTAAAGCTACAAGGCATAGAGCCCCGCGATATCGAAGGCTACGGCCGCGAAGAGAGCACTCACCTTGCTGTGGCCTGTGCGGTGGATGCAGGTAGCGCCGACGTAGGTCTAGGTATTTTATCAGCGGCAGAGAATTTTGGGCTGTCATTTACGCCACTGTGCTTGGAGCAGTTTGATATCGTTTTACGGCGCGATTCCCTCTCTGACCCTCGCGTTGTGGCACTGTTAAGGGTAGTTCGCTCGCCCGAGTTTGCTGCCCGTGTCGGAGAGCTTGGTGGGTATGAAACCAAAATGAGCGGAGAGGTAGTGTGGTCGACGCATGCGAGATAA
- a CDS encoding PASTA domain-containing protein: MSTPMGMKLRVANLLVLFILGCVVLVLRLGFLQFVRGPELERWAMAQWSRDVAVSPSRGVIYDRNLRPLAVSANADTLVALPAKIENPDETAAKLAAVLGISPEVIHRGITRRLDQVYIARQISREQAAAVRALNLPGIDFKIETDRYYPNANLASHLLGFVGIDNQGLGGLEHKYDATLRGTPGEVRNPADGRRNPLQNVSPEYVPPVPGQSIVLTIDEVIQHIVERELDAAMTRHQATAALAVAMNPQTGEILAMANRPDFDPNAFNRYTEALWRNTAVSDSFEPGSTFKVVTAAAALNEGVVNEEDRFFCTGSVSVAGVRLGCWRAGGHGSQNFAEVFWQSCNPGFVDVGMKLGRETLQAYIDKFGFGRRTGIDLPGEAPGVMFRRMGPVELATTSFGQGPAVTALQQVVALSAAVNGGIVYRPRLVKEIRDQQGVVVQTFPKEVVGQAITADTSARVRTLLEGAVLYGSGRNAFIEGQRVGGKTGTAQMVRAGGGYYDGRYIASFIGMAPADDPSIALLVIVRDPQGPYGYYGSQVAAPAFRAMMVDILRYLNVEPHSGGSVLAEPALVTVPELRGLSTTAALAHLRDLGLNLRMEKVGDRVISQTPTPGAAVSVGTTVIVELGTAQDPLGRIVVPDVRGLSMRDASLKMSAAGLRIVVTGTGLAVTQDPLPGEEVDISTIVRVTFRP; the protein is encoded by the coding sequence GTGTCTACTCCCATGGGTATGAAGCTTAGGGTAGCTAATTTGTTAGTGCTTTTCATCCTAGGCTGCGTGGTCTTGGTCTTGCGACTTGGTTTTCTGCAGTTTGTTCGTGGGCCCGAATTAGAGAGGTGGGCCATGGCACAATGGAGCAGGGATGTGGCTGTCTCACCTAGCCGCGGCGTTATCTATGATCGCAACCTGAGACCTCTTGCCGTCAGTGCTAATGCTGACACCTTGGTCGCACTCCCTGCCAAAATTGAGAATCCGGATGAAACTGCTGCCAAATTGGCTGCAGTTCTTGGTATTTCTCCGGAAGTGATTCATCGCGGCATTACGCGGCGTCTTGACCAAGTGTATATCGCGCGCCAGATCTCCCGCGAGCAGGCGGCGGCGGTGCGGGCTCTAAATTTGCCCGGCATTGACTTCAAAATTGAAACAGATCGCTACTATCCAAATGCTAATTTGGCTAGTCACCTACTAGGCTTTGTGGGTATAGATAACCAGGGGCTGGGTGGGCTGGAGCATAAGTATGATGCCACCCTGCGCGGTACTCCGGGTGAAGTTAGAAATCCTGCCGATGGCCGAAGAAACCCCCTGCAAAACGTAAGCCCTGAATATGTGCCGCCAGTGCCCGGCCAGAGCATCGTCCTGACCATTGATGAAGTCATACAACATATAGTGGAAAGAGAACTTGATGCTGCCATGACGCGTCACCAGGCCACCGCGGCTCTCGCTGTGGCCATGAATCCCCAAACGGGTGAAATCCTCGCCATGGCCAATCGCCCCGACTTTGACCCTAATGCCTTTAACCGCTACACTGAGGCCTTGTGGCGTAACACCGCCGTCAGTGACAGCTTTGAGCCTGGTTCCACTTTCAAGGTTGTCACGGCCGCAGCTGCCTTGAACGAGGGCGTTGTGAACGAGGAAGACCGTTTTTTTTGTACGGGCTCTGTTTCTGTAGCGGGCGTTAGGCTCGGTTGTTGGCGGGCTGGCGGGCATGGCAGTCAGAATTTCGCCGAGGTGTTTTGGCAGTCTTGCAACCCAGGTTTTGTCGATGTCGGCATGAAGCTAGGCCGAGAAACTCTCCAGGCCTACATCGACAAATTTGGCTTCGGCAGACGCACCGGCATTGATCTGCCTGGGGAAGCGCCTGGCGTTATGTTTCGGCGGATGGGGCCGGTCGAACTAGCGACGACAAGTTTCGGCCAAGGTCCTGCAGTGACCGCCTTGCAGCAAGTAGTGGCGCTCTCGGCCGCTGTCAATGGGGGCATAGTATATCGTCCCCGCCTTGTTAAGGAGATTAGAGACCAACAAGGTGTTGTGGTGCAAACGTTTCCTAAGGAAGTTGTAGGGCAAGCTATAACTGCCGATACTTCGGCGAGAGTACGCACGCTGCTCGAAGGAGCGGTGCTCTATGGGTCAGGACGAAATGCCTTTATAGAGGGCCAAAGAGTAGGCGGCAAGACCGGTACAGCCCAGATGGTTAGGGCGGGCGGGGGCTACTATGATGGCAGATACATCGCCTCATTCATCGGCATGGCACCCGCAGACGACCCCTCGATAGCCTTGCTAGTGATTGTAAGGGATCCACAGGGGCCCTATGGTTACTATGGTAGCCAAGTTGCCGCACCCGCTTTTCGGGCTATGATGGTTGATATTTTGCGCTACCTGAACGTAGAGCCCCACAGTGGGGGTTCGGTTTTGGCCGAGCCTGCTCTCGTTACGGTGCCAGAGCTACGGGGTCTTAGTACTACGGCTGCTCTTGCCCATCTCCGCGACCTTGGGTTAAACTTACGTATGGAGAAGGTGGGCGATCGTGTCATTTCGCAAACGCCTACGCCGGGGGCCGCAGTTTCTGTGGGGACAACGGTCATCGTTGAACTAGGAACCGCACAAGATCCCCTGGGGCGAATCGTCGTTCCTGATGTGCGCGGTCTCTCCATGCGCGACGCCAGCCTTAAAATGTCCGCTGCGGGACTACGTATTGTGGTGACTGGGACGGGGCTGGCCGTAACTCAAGACCCACTTCCTGGAGAAGAAGTCGATATATCTACCATCGTAAGAGTCACTTTTCGCCCGTGA
- a CDS encoding molybdenum cofactor biosynthesis protein — protein sequence MRGKIEAVSTSPSKGMRKVPQPVATLLAGQGVAGDAHAGFSHRQVSLLAVESIRKMQAMGVAVTAGDFAENITLSAIDLSRVSVGTRLTLGGSAVLSITQLGKECHERCAIYYQAGDCVMPREGVFAEVLRGGQVMPGDSVIVWPKLQVLVITLSDRCARGETQDESGPAIANELTLLGATVQATLLADDYDQLVQQLRSACDCGDFDVVLTTGGTGLAPRDITPEATLAVVEREVPGMAEAMRALSLSKTPMAMLSRAVVGVRKRTMIINLPGSKKGALECLGIVLPVLPHAQEVMRGHSLDCGRSHSTRLWP from the coding sequence ATGCGCGGAAAGATAGAGGCAGTTTCCACTAGCCCAAGTAAAGGTATGCGCAAAGTTCCGCAACCTGTAGCTACGTTGTTGGCAGGACAGGGCGTGGCAGGAGATGCCCATGCTGGTTTTTCGCATCGGCAGGTTAGTCTCTTGGCAGTGGAGAGTATTCGCAAGATGCAGGCTATGGGAGTAGCCGTAACAGCGGGAGACTTTGCGGAGAACATTACCCTCAGTGCCATAGACTTGTCGCGGGTGTCCGTAGGCACTCGACTGACTCTAGGCGGCTCCGCCGTACTCTCTATCACGCAACTAGGAAAAGAATGTCATGAACGTTGTGCCATTTATTATCAAGCGGGTGACTGTGTGATGCCCCGCGAGGGGGTTTTCGCCGAGGTGCTACGTGGCGGTCAAGTCATGCCCGGTGATTCGGTAATCGTGTGGCCGAAGCTACAAGTCTTAGTGATTACTCTAAGCGATCGGTGCGCACGAGGGGAGACACAAGACGAGAGTGGCCCCGCTATAGCGAACGAGCTCACCCTGCTAGGTGCCACAGTGCAAGCAACTCTTCTCGCCGATGATTACGATCAACTTGTGCAGCAATTGCGATCCGCTTGTGACTGCGGCGACTTCGATGTCGTGCTTACCACAGGGGGGACAGGGCTCGCCCCGCGCGACATAACTCCTGAAGCAACATTAGCGGTGGTAGAGCGTGAGGTGCCCGGCATGGCAGAAGCCATGCGAGCTCTTAGCCTTAGTAAAACCCCCATGGCTATGCTCAGCCGGGCCGTAGTCGGGGTGCGCAAGAGGACCATGATCATCAATCTACCCGGGAGTAAGAAGGGGGCACTAGAGTGCCTCGGCATTGTGCTCCCCGTCTTGCCTCATGCGCAAGAAGTGATGCGCGGCCATAGCCTAGACTGTGGCCGTAGCCACAGTACTCGACTGTGGCCGTAG
- the moaC gene encoding cyclic pyranopterin monophosphate synthase MoaC — protein MLTHIDEAGRASMVDVSAKAATRRVATARASVCMRKETMALILSGQVPKGDVLAALRLAGIMAAKKTPELIFLCHPLRISTVRVEAREASPCELEIISEVVAFDSTGVEMEALTAVTVAALTVVDMCKAVDKGLIIQNVHLLSKFGGKSGDFVWGGENPCAER, from the coding sequence TTGTTAACGCATATCGATGAGGCAGGAAGAGCCTCCATGGTAGATGTATCGGCCAAGGCCGCCACTAGGCGTGTCGCTACAGCCCGCGCTTCGGTGTGTATGAGAAAAGAGACGATGGCGCTTATCTTAAGCGGGCAAGTTCCCAAGGGAGATGTCTTAGCTGCCCTGCGTCTAGCAGGTATCATGGCGGCCAAAAAGACTCCCGAGCTGATTTTTCTTTGCCATCCCCTGCGCATTTCGACGGTTAGGGTAGAGGCGCGTGAGGCGTCCCCCTGCGAACTAGAAATTATATCTGAAGTAGTGGCCTTTGATAGTACTGGGGTCGAAATGGAAGCCTTGACCGCGGTAACAGTGGCAGCGCTTACCGTGGTTGATATGTGCAAGGCGGTTGATAAAGGCTTAATAATACAAAATGTTCATTTGCTATCAAAATTTGGTGGCAAAAGTGGGGACTTTGTCTGGGGAGGTGAAAATCCATGCGCGGAAAGATAG
- a CDS encoding UDP-N-acetylmuramoyl-L-alanyl-D-glutamate--2,6-diaminopimelate ligase, with the protein MQFDSLLQGITAIAREGDAEVVGVTDVLQQVRPGYLFVAIKGKRVDGHDLVAEALSRGAVAIVCSRGVSLPIGIASAQVPDTRVALAHLVSNFYGTPAAKMRMVGVTGTNGKTTTSFLIQSILREAGFKVGLLGTVHVDNGDYVEPATLTTPDAPLLYASLARMVENGVDHAVMEVSSHSLVLGRVEAIEYDTAVFLNLTQDHLDLHGTMEAYFEAKAGLFTHLGKVAKKAPKTAVINLDDAYGQRLVGLCDSKVLTYALDQAADFFARDVRGDASGASFCLVTPSGECEVTISTPGRHSIYNALAAAGAAWAEGVELAAIARGLARPTVPGRMERVDAGQPFDVFIDYAHTPDGLDNVLRAARSFTRHRLIVVFGCGGDRDRGKRPLMGEIAARLADLVILTSDNPRREEPTSILQEILSGITETDARERVLVEVSRAEAIRKAIFMARQGDVVLLAGKGHENYQIFRDETIHFDDREVASLALGEMSDA; encoded by the coding sequence GTGCAATTTGACAGCCTGCTACAGGGGATTACAGCTATAGCACGCGAAGGCGATGCCGAGGTTGTGGGTGTCACCGACGTGTTACAACAAGTGCGCCCGGGGTACCTGTTTGTCGCCATCAAGGGGAAGCGGGTCGACGGGCATGATTTAGTAGCAGAGGCTCTGTCGCGCGGCGCAGTGGCAATTGTGTGCTCGCGGGGGGTGTCTTTGCCCATAGGCATCGCCTCTGCACAGGTTCCCGATACTAGGGTCGCCCTAGCTCATCTCGTTTCTAATTTTTATGGAACACCCGCCGCCAAGATGCGCATGGTAGGTGTTACTGGTACTAATGGTAAGACCACTACCTCTTTTCTTATACAGTCCATTTTGCGTGAGGCCGGCTTCAAGGTAGGGTTACTCGGCACCGTGCATGTAGACAATGGCGACTATGTAGAACCCGCGACCTTGACTACCCCCGATGCGCCTCTTCTGTATGCGAGCTTGGCGCGCATGGTCGAAAACGGGGTGGACCATGCCGTCATGGAGGTTTCTTCGCACTCGCTCGTACTCGGCCGTGTAGAGGCCATAGAGTACGACACGGCGGTATTTCTCAACCTCACCCAAGATCATCTTGATCTGCATGGAACTATGGAGGCGTACTTTGAGGCCAAGGCAGGGTTGTTTACACATCTAGGTAAGGTCGCCAAGAAAGCCCCCAAAACCGCGGTCATCAATCTAGATGACGCGTATGGTCAGCGCTTAGTAGGCCTGTGCGATAGCAAGGTGCTCACCTATGCCCTAGACCAAGCGGCTGACTTTTTTGCACGTGATGTGCGTGGGGACGCCAGCGGCGCCTCCTTTTGCCTGGTGACGCCTTCTGGCGAGTGCGAGGTAACCATTTCTACCCCAGGCCGGCATAGTATATATAATGCGCTGGCCGCAGCCGGAGCTGCATGGGCCGAAGGAGTCGAGCTGGCAGCTATAGCGCGGGGGCTGGCTCGGCCGACTGTGCCTGGCCGCATGGAGCGTGTGGACGCGGGGCAGCCTTTTGACGTCTTCATAGACTATGCCCATACTCCTGATGGTCTAGATAACGTCTTGCGGGCGGCGAGATCGTTCACGCGCCATCGTCTGATCGTAGTGTTTGGTTGTGGTGGGGATCGTGACCGAGGCAAGAGGCCTCTCATGGGTGAGATTGCGGCTCGTCTGGCCGACCTCGTTATTCTTACCTCAGATAATCCGCGTCGGGAAGAACCGACCTCTATTTTGCAGGAGATATTGTCTGGCATTACAGAGACCGACGCTCGCGAGAGAGTACTGGTGGAAGTTTCTCGGGCGGAAGCCATTCGTAAGGCCATTTTTATGGCCCGTCAAGGTGATGTTGTCCTTCTGGCGGGCAAGGGCCACGAGAACTACCAGATTTTTCGGGATGAAACCATTCACTTTGATGATCGCGAAGTGGCAAGCTTGGCCCTAGGAGAGATGAGCGATGCCTAA
- the rsmH gene encoding 16S rRNA (cytosine(1402)-N(4))-methyltransferase RsmH: MNAHVPVLLEESVRALDLRKGEVVLDCTFGRGGHTRRFLEAVGPTGLVLGLDVDSAALLAAKEITAPNFRFVALNFRNLDIALRTAGIEEVDKVFFDLGVSSPQLDEAARGFSYRTEAPLDMRLDKDLVTSAEELLQQSSEGELAQILWDFGEERWAKRIASFIVLARAKAPIKTTLELVEIIKAAVPKAVRQAEDQHPARRTFQALRIAVNDELGALKEGLEKGLVALKNGGRLGCIAFHSLEDRIVKQFMIHHARECLCPQGLPQCVCNHRPQVKLITKKPLVPTPDEVRDNPRSRSAHLRVIEKLPRFY; encoded by the coding sequence ATTAACGCGCATGTACCTGTTCTACTGGAGGAGTCCGTAAGGGCTCTCGACCTACGTAAAGGCGAGGTAGTGCTAGATTGTACCTTTGGCCGTGGTGGTCACACGCGGCGTTTTCTTGAGGCAGTTGGGCCTACTGGCTTGGTGTTGGGCCTTGATGTAGATAGTGCCGCCCTCTTAGCCGCTAAGGAGATTACAGCCCCAAATTTTCGTTTCGTGGCCCTGAATTTTCGCAACTTAGATATAGCCCTGCGCACAGCTGGTATAGAAGAAGTGGACAAGGTGTTTTTTGACCTCGGTGTCTCTAGCCCTCAGTTAGACGAGGCGGCACGGGGTTTCTCTTACAGGACAGAGGCGCCTCTAGATATGCGCCTAGACAAGGATCTCGTGACGAGTGCAGAAGAGCTCTTGCAGCAGAGTAGCGAAGGGGAGCTAGCACAAATTCTTTGGGATTTTGGGGAGGAACGCTGGGCCAAACGAATTGCTTCCTTTATTGTGCTGGCGCGAGCCAAGGCTCCCATCAAGACGACCCTAGAGTTAGTGGAGATTATTAAGGCGGCTGTGCCCAAGGCGGTGCGGCAAGCCGAAGATCAGCATCCGGCCCGCCGTACTTTTCAGGCTCTGCGCATTGCCGTAAACGACGAGTTAGGTGCCCTCAAAGAAGGTTTAGAAAAAGGCCTGGTGGCGCTTAAAAATGGCGGAAGACTCGGCTGCATTGCCTTTCACTCTCTCGAGGACCGCATAGTGAAGCAATTTATGATTCACCATGCACGTGAGTGTCTGTGTCCGCAGGGCCTACCGCAGTGCGTGTGTAATCACCGACCACAAGTCAAGTTAATTACTAAGAAGCCCCTGGTGCCTACGCCAGACGAAGTGCGTGACAACCCCCGCAGTCGCAGTGCGCACTTGCGAGTGATCGAGAAATTGCCTAGGTTCTATTAA
- a CDS encoding septum formation initiator family protein encodes MIPARKPLPLAPEPILERRRLPAKRSKTSLLPRFVRRAALTLAICGLLFGYSVHRHAQIASSERDIAHLTAEIAEMEAQNAKLQIEVLALSSLPRLERVARQELGMMNPQGRQIILVGVTGGN; translated from the coding sequence GTGATACCAGCAAGAAAGCCTCTGCCTCTTGCTCCAGAACCCATATTAGAGAGAAGACGGCTTCCCGCCAAGAGGAGCAAAACTTCTCTCCTGCCGCGCTTTGTCAGGCGTGCCGCCTTGACACTGGCGATATGCGGCTTGTTGTTTGGCTACTCAGTGCATCGCCACGCGCAAATCGCTAGTTCGGAGCGAGATATCGCTCATTTGACAGCAGAGATCGCTGAAATGGAAGCTCAGAATGCCAAGCTGCAGATAGAGGTGCTGGCATTATCATCCCTACCGCGCCTTGAGCGCGTGGCACGCCAAGAGCTAGGCATGATGAACCCCCAAGGCAGGCAGATTATTTTGGTCGGAGTGACTGGTGGCAACTAG
- the moaA gene encoding GTP 3',8-cyclase MoaA: protein MRDKAGRVIDYLRLSITEECDLRCRYCQPEGEITYPAELTLDDFLFVIRVASTLGIRRVRLTGGEPLRRAGLPDFIQSVAAIPGIDDVSLTTNGVLLAEMATVLKDKGLNRVNISLDSLQPERYAYMTRGGVLHKVLAGVTAALSAKLTPVKINCVVIRGFNDDEVEAFAALTWRQDIAVRFLELMSFGEGSNFAPEALVPIQEIKKRLGPLIAAEEVGAGPAKVFRFPGAQGTLGFISGTSEYFCRGCNRLRITAQGKVRSCLFADAEGDIRELIVTRREEALRRALEQAVTTKPEREKSIDNRRMAEIGG from the coding sequence ATGCGAGATAAGGCGGGGCGCGTTATAGACTACCTCAGGCTCTCTATCACCGAGGAATGCGATTTGCGCTGTCGTTACTGCCAGCCAGAGGGAGAAATTACTTACCCTGCGGAGCTTACTCTTGACGACTTTCTCTTCGTTATTCGGGTGGCCAGCACGCTTGGCATCAGGAGGGTGCGCCTTACGGGTGGCGAGCCTCTGCGCAGGGCGGGCTTGCCAGATTTTATCCAAAGCGTCGCGGCTATCCCTGGCATTGACGATGTTTCTCTGACCACAAACGGGGTCTTGTTGGCGGAAATGGCGACAGTTCTCAAAGACAAAGGGCTCAATCGGGTCAATATCAGCCTAGATTCGCTACAGCCGGAGCGCTATGCTTACATGACGCGCGGTGGTGTGCTGCACAAGGTTTTGGCGGGTGTTACGGCCGCTCTTTCGGCTAAACTCACGCCCGTCAAAATTAACTGTGTCGTTATCCGTGGCTTTAACGACGACGAAGTCGAGGCTTTTGCTGCACTCACTTGGCGACAAGACATCGCCGTGCGCTTCCTTGAGCTGATGTCCTTTGGCGAAGGCAGTAACTTTGCCCCCGAGGCCTTAGTTCCGATACAAGAGATAAAGAAGAGACTAGGGCCCCTCATAGCGGCAGAAGAGGTTGGGGCAGGGCCGGCAAAGGTTTTTCGTTTCCCCGGCGCGCAGGGGACACTAGGCTTTATAAGTGGTACCAGCGAGTATTTTTGTCGCGGCTGCAATAGATTACGCATTACGGCGCAGGGTAAGGTCCGCTCATGTCTCTTTGCCGATGCCGAGGGTGACATTAGAGAATTAATCGTCACCAGACGAGAAGAAGCGCTGCGCAGGGCCTTAGAGCAGGCGGTAACCACCAAGCCAGAGCGAGAAAAAAGCATCGACAATCGCCGCATGGCAGAGATAGGGGGCTAG
- the mraZ gene encoding division/cell wall cluster transcriptional repressor MraZ has translation MFLGQHEHSVDDKGRLFLPAKFRERLGSPFVVTKGLDGCLFIYPLREWEVISQRLQEMTTSRSDARAFTRLFFSGAAELDFDKQGRINIPEPLRQHAMLAKDAVVIGAGRRVEVWSAASWQDYSSNALKNYEQVAEELETIL, from the coding sequence GTGTTTTTAGGGCAACATGAACATAGCGTTGACGACAAAGGCAGGCTGTTCTTGCCCGCTAAATTTCGCGAACGTTTGGGCTCTCCCTTTGTGGTGACGAAAGGTTTAGATGGCTGTCTCTTTATCTATCCCTTGCGAGAATGGGAAGTTATCTCGCAGCGTTTGCAAGAAATGACGACTTCCCGCAGTGATGCACGGGCGTTCACGCGGCTCTTCTTCTCTGGTGCCGCCGAGCTCGATTTCGACAAACAAGGACGCATTAATATCCCAGAACCACTGCGGCAACATGCCATGCTAGCTAAAGATGCTGTAGTCATCGGAGCCGGACGGAGAGTTGAAGTGTGGAGTGCCGCCTCTTGGCAGGACTACTCTAGTAATGCACTCAAAAACTACGAACAAGTGGCGGAAGAACTGGAGACCATACTCTAA